A window of the Mucilaginibacter sp. cycad4 genome harbors these coding sequences:
- a CDS encoding GLPGLI family protein, which produces MKKQFLLCTALLSCTIMARAQKPDTAQMLVHYKFSHIRDTTNREHPYTENMVLIVGKNAGAYKSYDKQLQDALFKKQVQEQMANSPDGRVNIQRRSSGSGTDYYQFPNGKKMARKEPLLFNSYLITDVLPTIDWKINGDTATFGGLHCQKATAHFKGRDYTAWFSPDLLLRIGPWKLNGLPGVIVEAYDAKKEVYFKFDGIEKAAISPQKGDQPAGQAPDNQGRMAVMIGMDDQVGDPNIIQIPANAIKTTEKEFSKLQEAMRKDPNAFAQSMVAAQAASQGRPAPKIDIRIGPQPVINNPIELPEKK; this is translated from the coding sequence ATGAAAAAGCAATTTTTATTGTGTACAGCCCTTTTATCGTGCACCATTATGGCCCGGGCACAAAAGCCGGATACCGCACAAATGCTGGTACACTACAAATTTTCCCACATCAGGGATACCACCAACCGGGAGCACCCCTACACCGAGAACATGGTTTTGATTGTAGGTAAAAATGCAGGCGCTTACAAAAGTTATGACAAGCAACTGCAGGACGCGCTATTCAAAAAACAAGTGCAGGAACAAATGGCCAACTCACCCGATGGGCGTGTAAACATCCAGCGGAGATCATCGGGATCGGGTACAGACTATTACCAATTCCCGAACGGAAAAAAAATGGCGAGGAAAGAACCACTGCTGTTCAATAGTTATCTCATAACAGATGTCCTGCCCACCATAGATTGGAAAATAAACGGAGACACGGCAACGTTTGGCGGCTTACATTGCCAGAAAGCGACAGCGCATTTCAAGGGAAGGGATTATACGGCCTGGTTCAGCCCTGATCTGCTTTTGCGTATAGGTCCCTGGAAACTCAATGGACTGCCGGGGGTGATTGTGGAGGCTTATGATGCCAAAAAAGAAGTTTATTTTAAGTTTGACGGAATTGAAAAGGCCGCCATTTCTCCCCAAAAGGGTGATCAACCCGCCGGCCAGGCCCCGGATAACCAGGGACGGATGGCCGTTATGATAGGCATGGACGACCAGGTTGGCGACCCCAATATCATCCAGATCCCCGCCAATGCCATCAAAACTACCGAAAAGGAGTTTTCTAAGTTACAGGAGGCCATGCGTAAAGACCCTAATGCTTTTGCTCAGTCAATGGTGGCTGCACAGGCGGCAAGCCAGGGGCGGCCGGCCCCCAAAATCGATATAAGGATCGGCCCGCAGCCAGTGATCAATAACCCTATAGAGTTGCCCGAAAAGAAATGA
- the ppsA gene encoding phosphoenolpyruvate synthase, whose protein sequence is MIPENKLNPVKKTSAYVLDFQDIDRSMLMTAGGKGANLGELFRIGGIRVPEGFCITTDAYKKIIETNPELSSLLDELTRLKADERENISGISAKIRMIIERTPICEEIAEEIAGHLARFGEKDAFAVRSSATAEDLPTASFAGQQDTYLNIIGTDAILKHISKCWASLFTDRAVTYRLQNGFHHRKVHLSVVVQQMIFPQAAGILFTADPVTGNRKTLSIDAGFGLGEAMVSGLVNADNYKTCKGKIIDKKISVKKLAVYALKDGGTQEKEIGPEMQTRQVLTDEQILQLEHIGRKIEVHFGSPQDIEWCLAGDTFYIVQSRPVTTLYPIPEANDQENHVYVSVGHQQMMTDAMKPLGLSLWQLTAARAMYKAGGRLFVDVMDSLASAAGRGALLNAMEQHDPLIKDAITTIIERGDFIKPLSEGEPVPAKSAQVPPALAPPPPIENNPEIAANLIKQSQTSVETLKQNIRTKSGTDLFDFILQDLQGLRKGLFAPQSLAVIMAGMSASSWINEKMKEWLGEKNAADTISQSVPNNITSEMGLELLDVADVIRPYPEVINYLKDVKDDNFLDELVKFSGGTETRDAISAYLNKYGMRCAGEIDITKARWSEKPITLLPMILNNIKNFGPGEGNRKFEQGRQEALKKERELIDRLKQLPDGEQKAEETKQRISLIRNFAGYREYPKYGIVSRSFVYKQALLQEAGQLVKAGVIHEKEEIYYLHFDEFRKVVRTGKLDPQIIGKRKEEHQLHEKLNPPRVITSDGEIIMGRYKRENLPAGVIIGLPVSAGVIEGRARVILNMEDAVLEDGDILVTPFTDPSWTPLFVSIKGLVTEVGGLMTHGAVIAREYGLPAVVGVEHATRLVKDGQRIRVNGTDGFVELL, encoded by the coding sequence ATGATCCCGGAAAACAAGCTTAACCCAGTCAAAAAAACATCCGCTTATGTACTCGATTTTCAGGATATTGACAGGTCAATGTTAATGACCGCCGGAGGCAAAGGCGCTAACCTGGGCGAGTTGTTCCGCATCGGGGGAATACGGGTACCGGAAGGTTTTTGTATCACTACAGATGCCTATAAAAAAATAATTGAAACTAATCCGGAGCTTAGCAGCTTGCTGGATGAATTAACCCGCCTTAAGGCGGATGAGAGGGAAAATATCAGCGGCATCAGCGCAAAGATCCGTATGATCATCGAAAGAACACCTATTTGTGAGGAGATTGCGGAAGAGATTGCAGGTCATCTCGCCAGGTTTGGTGAAAAAGATGCGTTCGCTGTGCGGTCCAGCGCGACAGCGGAAGACCTGCCTACGGCATCGTTTGCCGGCCAACAGGATACATATTTGAACATTATTGGCACGGACGCCATCCTTAAACATATCAGCAAGTGCTGGGCATCACTATTTACCGATAGGGCTGTGACCTATCGCCTTCAAAATGGCTTCCATCATCGTAAGGTACACCTGTCGGTTGTGGTACAGCAAATGATTTTCCCGCAGGCAGCTGGAATTTTGTTTACTGCCGATCCCGTTACCGGTAACAGAAAGACACTATCCATTGATGCCGGCTTTGGGCTTGGTGAAGCTATGGTTTCCGGTCTGGTGAATGCTGACAACTATAAAACGTGTAAGGGTAAGATTATCGATAAAAAGATATCTGTCAAGAAACTGGCTGTTTATGCCTTAAAAGATGGCGGTACTCAAGAAAAGGAAATTGGGCCTGAAATGCAAACCAGGCAAGTGCTTACAGATGAGCAAATCCTACAGCTTGAGCACATCGGCAGAAAGATTGAAGTGCATTTCGGCAGCCCGCAGGACATTGAATGGTGCCTGGCCGGCGATACATTCTATATTGTTCAGAGCAGGCCTGTCACAACCTTATACCCTATCCCCGAAGCAAATGACCAGGAAAATCATGTGTATGTATCTGTAGGCCATCAGCAAATGATGACCGATGCCATGAAGCCACTGGGGTTATCTTTATGGCAGTTAACGGCTGCCCGCGCCATGTATAAAGCCGGGGGCCGGTTGTTTGTTGATGTTATGGATAGCCTGGCTTCTGCCGCCGGCAGGGGTGCGTTGTTGAATGCCATGGAGCAGCATGACCCGCTCATAAAAGATGCGATTACTACTATCATAGAACGCGGAGATTTCATAAAACCGCTGTCGGAGGGAGAACCCGTTCCGGCTAAAAGTGCTCAGGTCCCGCCGGCTTTAGCTCCCCCGCCGCCAATAGAAAACAACCCGGAAATTGCTGCTAACCTGATTAAACAAAGTCAAACATCGGTAGAAACATTAAAACAAAATATCCGGACGAAATCAGGAACTGATCTGTTTGATTTTATCCTGCAGGACCTCCAGGGATTAAGGAAGGGCTTATTTGCCCCGCAAAGCCTGGCTGTGATCATGGCGGGAATGAGCGCTTCATCATGGATCAATGAAAAAATGAAGGAGTGGTTGGGTGAAAAAAATGCAGCAGATACAATTTCTCAATCTGTACCAAACAATATTACTTCGGAAATGGGCCTGGAGTTATTGGATGTAGCAGATGTGATCCGCCCTTACCCGGAAGTAATTAATTATTTGAAAGATGTAAAAGACGATAATTTTTTGGATGAACTGGTAAAGTTTAGCGGCGGAACGGAAACCCGGGATGCTATCAGTGCTTATCTTAACAAATACGGGATGCGATGTGCCGGCGAGATAGATATTACTAAAGCTCGCTGGAGCGAAAAACCAATTACGCTGCTCCCCATGATCCTCAATAACATCAAAAACTTTGGACCCGGTGAAGGTAACCGAAAATTTGAGCAGGGCCGCCAGGAAGCTCTGAAAAAAGAACGGGAGCTAATAGATAGATTAAAGCAATTGCCGGATGGTGAACAAAAAGCCGAAGAAACAAAACAAAGGATCAGCCTGATCCGGAATTTTGCCGGTTATCGTGAGTATCCAAAATATGGTATAGTTAGCCGAAGTTTTGTTTATAAGCAGGCCTTACTGCAAGAAGCCGGGCAGCTTGTAAAAGCCGGCGTTATTCATGAAAAAGAAGAGATCTATTATCTCCACTTTGATGAATTTCGTAAAGTGGTACGCACCGGTAAACTGGATCCACAGATCATCGGCAAACGAAAAGAAGAGCACCAATTACACGAAAAGCTAAACCCGCCGCGTGTTATCACATCCGACGGTGAAATTATCATGGGCAGATATAAACGGGAAAACCTCCCGGCCGGCGTTATTATAGGCCTGCCTGTTTCTGCTGGAGTTATAGAGGGACGGGCACGTGTGATCTTAAATATGGAAGATGCAGTACTGGAAGATGGCGATATATTGGTAACCCCGTTTACTGACCCCAGCTGGACGCCCTTATTCGTATCCATAAAAGGCCTGGTAACCGAAGTTGGCGGGCTGATGACCCACGGCGCAGTTATCGCACGCGAATATGGCTTACCGGCAGTTGTAGGCGTAGAGCACGCAACCCGGCTGGTCAAAGACGGACAAAGAATCCGGGTAAATGGAACAGACGGGTTTGTGGAGCTTTTATAA
- a CDS encoding chloride channel protein translates to METKQNAIPVSPSLNDLYNFKSGLKGTRQMKTRLIFISALCILIAGLISVIAKGLIYLINIVTNISFYGMLDAGFHSPANNHLGLWVIVIPAIGGIIVGFMALYGSKAIRGHGIPEAMEQILVNKSKIKPIITFLKPVSSAIAIGTGGPFGAEGPIIATGGALGSTFGQLFKISPNERKIILAAGATAGMSAIFGTPIAAVFLAIELLLFEFSPRAILPVALACITGAAGHHLLFEAGPVFPMPDVDTPSNTALAIYSIIGLAIGFISLGLTKIVYFIEDSFEKLPVHWMWWPAIGGLAVGLIGYFAPHTLGVGYDNIITILSGTLSLMLIVRLCLFKFLSWAIALGSGTSGGTLAPLLTIGGAAGAAFGALVHLIFPDAGISVPIAALIGMAAMFAGASRAYLTSITFALEATMQSHALLPLLGACTASYLVSFFLMENTIMTEKIARRGVYTPDSYEPDLLQVLTVADVNNEVGETLKSNSTIAETRARLTGNNIAQRFFIVTNNDGSYAGMVSLTDIYNHSISAELTISNITRASKQAVKSNDPLKRVVEIMAEESVEALPVIAAGNTIAGQISYKEILNTYYQYIAENREQNTQISLKRRRLKIAARGRNRAKS, encoded by the coding sequence ATGGAAACAAAACAGAATGCCATCCCGGTTTCACCCTCACTAAATGATCTTTACAATTTTAAATCCGGCTTAAAAGGCACCAGGCAAATGAAAACAAGGCTGATCTTTATATCAGCACTCTGTATTCTCATTGCAGGCCTCATCAGTGTAATAGCCAAAGGACTGATCTATCTTATTAATATTGTCACCAATATTTCATTTTACGGGATGCTGGATGCCGGATTTCACAGCCCGGCCAATAACCATTTAGGTTTATGGGTAATTGTTATACCGGCTATAGGCGGCATTATAGTAGGCTTTATGGCCCTTTATGGCTCAAAGGCTATCAGGGGGCATGGCATACCTGAAGCAATGGAGCAGATCCTGGTAAATAAAAGCAAAATAAAACCGATTATAACTTTTCTGAAACCCGTATCATCGGCCATAGCCATAGGTACCGGCGGGCCATTTGGTGCCGAGGGGCCTATTATTGCAACAGGCGGGGCGCTTGGCTCAACCTTTGGTCAGTTATTTAAAATATCGCCCAACGAGCGTAAAATTATTTTAGCGGCAGGAGCAACAGCGGGTATGTCGGCCATATTTGGCACACCCATAGCCGCGGTGTTTTTGGCTATTGAGCTGCTGCTGTTCGAGTTTTCGCCCAGGGCTATATTACCTGTAGCATTGGCCTGTATCACCGGAGCAGCGGGGCATCATTTATTGTTTGAAGCCGGGCCTGTATTCCCGATGCCTGATGTAGATACACCTTCAAATACCGCCCTTGCCATTTACAGTATCATTGGCCTGGCCATCGGCTTTATATCATTGGGGCTTACCAAAATAGTTTATTTTATTGAGGATAGCTTTGAAAAACTGCCTGTTCATTGGATGTGGTGGCCTGCAATTGGTGGCCTGGCGGTAGGCCTGATAGGTTATTTTGCGCCGCACACCCTTGGTGTGGGATATGATAATATTATCACTATTCTTTCGGGTACATTGTCATTGATGCTAATTGTGCGTTTGTGTTTATTCAAATTCCTTTCATGGGCTATAGCCCTGGGCAGTGGTACTTCGGGTGGTACGCTGGCCCCTTTGTTAACCATTGGCGGCGCGGCAGGTGCAGCTTTTGGCGCACTGGTGCATCTGATATTTCCTGATGCGGGCATAAGTGTTCCAATAGCCGCGCTTATTGGCATGGCCGCTATGTTTGCAGGTGCCTCAAGGGCTTATTTAACCAGTATCACCTTCGCGCTGGAGGCTACCATGCAATCGCATGCTTTGCTGCCCCTGCTCGGCGCTTGTACAGCATCATACCTGGTTTCATTCTTCCTGATGGAGAATACTATCATGACCGAAAAAATTGCCCGCAGGGGCGTATACACTCCAGATTCGTACGAACCCGATCTGTTGCAGGTATTGACTGTGGCTGATGTTAACAATGAAGTTGGTGAAACTTTAAAAAGCAATAGTACCATAGCCGAAACCAGGGCCCGGCTTACCGGAAATAATATTGCCCAAAGGTTTTTTATAGTAACTAATAATGATGGCAGCTATGCAGGCATGGTTAGCCTGACCGACATTTATAACCATAGTATTTCTGCTGAACTCACCATAAGTAATATAACCCGGGCAAGTAAACAGGCTGTGAAGAGCAATGACCCGCTGAAACGCGTTGTGGAGATCATGGCTGAAGAATCGGTAGAAGCGTTACCTGTTATTGCCGCCGGAAATACCATTGCCGGACAAATCTCCTATAAAGAGATCTTAAACACCTACTACCAGTATATTGCCGAAAACAGGGAGCAAAACACGCAGATCTCCCTTAAACGGCGAAGACTTAAAATTGCTGCCCGTGGCCGCAACAGGGCTAAATCTTAA
- a CDS encoding DUF4242 domain-containing protein → MKKFVIERELPGAGNLSAEELQAISQASCSVVNELGKPYHWIQSFVTADKIYCIHIAESEDVVREHAMKGGFPVTSIAEVKAIIDPTTSTATV, encoded by the coding sequence ATGAAAAAATTTGTAATTGAAAGGGAGCTGCCAGGCGCCGGTAACCTGTCGGCCGAAGAATTACAGGCAATTTCACAGGCATCGTGTTCGGTTGTAAATGAATTGGGAAAGCCATACCATTGGATCCAGTCGTTTGTTACGGCTGATAAGATTTACTGCATCCACATTGCCGAAAGTGAAGATGTTGTTCGCGAGCACGCCATGAAAGGCGGCTTCCCGGTAACCAGCATTGCCGAAGTTAAAGCCATCATTGATCCAACAACAAGCACCGCGACAGTTTAA
- a CDS encoding Crp/Fnr family transcriptional regulator has translation MGKNKDKCDLGTCFLCTHCLPDWIPAISAARQNIVIKKGQQIFKEGDPVTGIYFVYSGTVKVHKKWDKEKELILRFARQGDIVGHLGLGSTEFYPVSATAIEAGIVCYIDMPFFESTLQVNNNFVIKLMRFFANELQESEKRMRNLAHMPVKGRVAQAFISLKNKFGLNEQGFINIELTRQDLASFTGAAYESLFRTINDFIDEQIIEISGKSIRIKNETTLLKLTEEEQQAAI, from the coding sequence ATGGGAAAAAACAAAGATAAATGCGATTTGGGGACTTGCTTTTTATGTACACATTGCCTGCCCGACTGGATCCCGGCCATTAGCGCCGCCAGGCAAAATATCGTTATAAAAAAAGGGCAGCAGATATTTAAAGAAGGGGACCCCGTTACAGGCATTTACTTTGTTTATTCGGGCACTGTAAAGGTTCATAAAAAGTGGGATAAGGAAAAGGAGCTCATTCTCCGTTTTGCCCGCCAAGGTGATATTGTTGGGCATCTTGGTTTGGGCAGTACCGAGTTTTATCCGGTTTCGGCCACGGCTATTGAAGCGGGTATAGTTTGTTACATTGATATGCCCTTTTTTGAAAGCACCCTGCAGGTTAACAATAACTTTGTTATTAAGCTGATGCGTTTTTTTGCCAACGAACTGCAGGAATCGGAAAAGCGGATGCGCAACCTGGCGCATATGCCGGTTAAGGGCCGTGTAGCCCAGGCCTTTATTTCGCTTAAAAATAAATTCGGGCTAAATGAGCAAGGATTTATCAATATTGAACTTACCCGGCAGGACCTGGCCTCATTTACAGGTGCCGCCTATGAATCACTGTTTCGCACCATTAATGATTTTATCGACGAGCAGATCATCGAAATATCGGGCAAAAGCATCCGCATAAAAAATGAAACCACGTTGCTGAAACTGACGGAAGAGGAGCAGCAGGCGGCTATTTAA
- a CDS encoding carboxypeptidase-like regulatory domain-containing protein, whose protein sequence is MSRIIKRIWLLLIGLLFSVPGFGQSIKGTVKDSTGKPVPYATVNLKNNATNGIINYTITDTKGTYTLPLPASIPVSGLVVEVRCIGYKNQSKGITDLQAPVDFILSVSINQLQAVVIKSSRPVLRTNGDTLSYKVSDFSSVQDRVIGDVIKKLPGITVAADGRISYNNKPISNLYIGGDNLLDDKYNIATTTIPQGAVDQVQVIQNHQPVKVLQNKVISDDVALNLSFKKGAKLQMVGQESIGAGLPGNYDVDLNAMMFKDKYKAINYLKGNNTGNDLQQDLVSHNFADYMQRIDNDVPATMLSLGSVNDPALSRNRYLLNRSGILNFNNLVNFKKNVQMKINAYYLHDTRRQDYSQRTTIFLPGDTVRYNETQRNRFRPDMLHTQFTLNINQDKYYLNNVLLMDNNRSTNYSDLNTNGSMVNQVFKDNALSFSNEFNLIKSLRSNNIIQAYSYISHSTEPESRTIGPDYNNPIFNNNVPYAQLVQNVNVPAWYTNNYISFKIPSNLITQSFRTGFSLQSQKLNSDLNVVQTNNTINQESDSSVNHLNWTRKKLYAEAAYDLPGSILKVNLTLPVSLQQINYSDSLYALRKGLTRLYFNPQLKVKYQTGIENYLSFLYSYRNEAGTIEDMYRGYILKDYRTLYANNAGLTERQNQLAALGFNYRKALTLFFASLNMLYNHVSSNNIASEVITNTLRQRVVLPYSNSTDSWTVNGTVSKYSFALKTTFSGGVQWQSNKSVQIQNNALLPFNTISRTINAGADTKVNEQVNFSYKATFTQIQSHSAAEASAYHINQLLQQASVNYNPVTNLQFKLSGEHYFTRQQGNPDLKYFFADASAKFRVEKWKTDLELSAANFLNVKTYNTLYLSANTLTASSYTLPGRIILLKVMFHI, encoded by the coding sequence ATGAGCCGGATTATAAAACGCATCTGGTTGCTGCTTATAGGGTTACTATTTTCGGTTCCCGGCTTTGGTCAAAGCATTAAAGGGACAGTGAAAGACAGCACCGGAAAACCGGTGCCTTATGCCACTGTTAACCTGAAAAACAACGCCACTAATGGTATTATAAATTATACCATTACCGATACCAAAGGCACCTACACTTTGCCGCTCCCGGCCAGCATACCGGTGAGCGGCCTGGTGGTCGAGGTGCGCTGTATAGGCTATAAAAACCAGAGCAAGGGCATTACGGATTTGCAGGCGCCGGTCGATTTCATTTTATCTGTTTCCATCAACCAGTTACAGGCCGTAGTGATCAAAAGCAGCCGGCCGGTGTTGCGTACAAACGGCGATACCCTAAGCTATAAAGTATCTGATTTCAGCAGCGTGCAGGACAGGGTTATTGGCGATGTGATCAAAAAACTGCCGGGAATAACGGTTGCCGCTGATGGCAGGATCAGCTATAACAATAAACCGATCTCCAACCTGTACATTGGCGGTGATAACCTGTTGGACGATAAATATAATATCGCTACCACTACCATTCCGCAGGGGGCGGTAGACCAGGTGCAGGTAATTCAAAACCACCAGCCTGTTAAAGTGCTTCAAAATAAAGTAATTAGCGATGATGTGGCGCTCAACCTCAGCTTCAAAAAAGGCGCTAAATTACAGATGGTGGGGCAAGAGAGCATCGGCGCGGGCTTACCAGGCAATTATGACGTGGATTTGAACGCCATGATGTTTAAGGATAAGTACAAAGCCATTAATTACCTCAAGGGCAATAACACAGGTAACGATCTGCAGCAGGACCTGGTATCGCACAATTTTGCTGATTACATGCAGCGGATCGATAACGATGTACCGGCCACCATGCTATCGCTTGGATCGGTGAATGACCCGGCTTTATCGCGTAACCGGTATCTGTTAAATCGCTCGGGGATCCTCAATTTCAATAACCTGGTCAATTTTAAAAAGAACGTACAGATGAAGATTAATGCTTACTATTTGCACGATACCAGGCGGCAGGATTACAGTCAGCGTACCACCATTTTTTTGCCCGGTGACACCGTGCGCTATAATGAAACTCAACGCAACCGCTTCCGCCCGGATATGTTGCATACCCAGTTTACGCTGAACATTAACCAAGATAAATATTACCTGAACAATGTGTTGCTGATGGATAACAACCGGTCTACCAACTATTCGGACCTGAACACTAACGGCAGCATGGTGAACCAGGTATTTAAGGATAACGCGCTGAGTTTTTCCAATGAATTTAACCTGATCAAGTCATTAAGATCTAACAATATTATCCAGGCTTATTCCTATATCAGTCATTCAACCGAGCCCGAGAGCAGGACAATCGGGCCGGACTATAATAATCCAATATTTAACAACAACGTTCCCTATGCTCAATTGGTGCAAAATGTAAATGTGCCTGCGTGGTATACCAATAACTATATTTCTTTCAAAATACCGTCAAACCTAATCACTCAAAGCTTCAGAACGGGATTCAGCCTTCAATCGCAAAAGTTAAACTCTGATTTAAACGTTGTACAGACTAATAACACCATCAACCAGGAGTCAGACAGTTCCGTCAATCATTTAAACTGGACCAGGAAAAAACTGTACGCCGAGGCGGCTTATGATCTGCCGGGCAGTATCCTCAAAGTGAACCTCACCTTACCGGTAAGCCTGCAGCAGATCAATTATTCGGATAGCCTGTATGCACTGCGCAAGGGTTTAACAAGGTTATATTTCAACCCGCAATTAAAAGTAAAATATCAAACCGGGATTGAGAACTACCTCAGTTTCCTTTACAGCTACCGCAACGAGGCGGGTACCATAGAAGACATGTACCGGGGCTATATTTTAAAAGATTACCGGACGCTTTATGCCAATAATGCCGGGCTTACCGAGCGGCAGAACCAGTTGGCAGCCCTTGGGTTCAATTACCGGAAGGCACTAACCCTGTTTTTCGCGAGCCTGAACATGCTTTATAACCATGTCTCTTCCAATAATATTGCTTCGGAAGTGATCACCAACACCCTGCGGCAGCGTGTAGTGTTGCCCTACTCCAACAGTACCGATTCATGGACAGTGAACGGCACCGTCAGCAAATACTCCTTTGCATTAAAAACCACTTTTAGCGGAGGCGTCCAGTGGCAAAGTAATAAGTCGGTGCAGATCCAGAACAATGCACTGCTGCCATTCAATACCATTTCCAGGACCATTAATGCCGGTGCTGATACCAAAGTGAACGAGCAGGTAAACTTTAGCTATAAAGCTACATTTACCCAAATACAAAGTCATTCGGCAGCGGAGGCATCGGCTTATCATATTAACCAGTTGCTTCAGCAAGCTTCGGTAAATTATAACCCTGTAACCAATTTACAGTTCAAATTATCGGGCGAACATTATTTCACCCGCCAGCAAGGCAATCCTGATCTCAAATACTTTTTTGCAGACGCCTCGGCAAAATTCAGGGTCGAAAAATGGAAAACCGACCTGGAGCTGAGCGCTGCCAACTTCCTGAACGTAAAAACTTACAACACGCTTTATTTATCGGCCAATACATTAACCGCCAGTTCGTATACCCTGCCGGGAAGGATTATACTGCTCAAAGTAATGTTTCATATTTGA
- a CDS encoding phosphatidylinositol-specific phospholipase C1-like protein, translating into MKLIGGLLAGIILTAAAIKNDPDNQTINHFQVIGSHNSYKQAIDPKLFRFLQKRDSVGMSKIDYEHISLTDQLNLGLNALEIDVYADTRGGKYAHPKGLDWVPGQPAFDTRGLMKEPGFKVFHIEDIDYRSNCATFKLCLQELKKWSDGHPGHNPIYITMNAKDEPSKKTGFTVPEKFTAKTFADLDKAILDNLGKQYLITPDDVRGTYKTLEAAVLHNNWPTLKAAKGKFIFILDEKGEKRASYIAGHPSLKGRVLFADALPGTPEAAIHIMNDAKKDLAVIQKLVKKGYIIRTRADSDTEEARANDMSSFIAAQKSGAQIISTDYYKKSTHFKSDYVISFAGGNYFKPDPLFKTTASASAGN; encoded by the coding sequence ATGAAACTTATAGGCGGATTACTTGCCGGTATTATTCTTACTGCAGCTGCAATTAAGAATGATCCCGACAATCAAACCATCAACCATTTCCAGGTAATAGGATCTCACAACAGCTATAAGCAGGCAATTGATCCCAAGCTATTCCGTTTTTTGCAAAAGCGCGATTCGGTTGGTATGAGCAAGATCGACTATGAACATATCAGCCTTACAGATCAGCTTAACTTAGGCCTAAACGCGTTGGAAATAGATGTGTATGCCGATACCAGGGGCGGTAAATACGCGCACCCCAAAGGGTTGGACTGGGTGCCGGGACAGCCGGCATTTGATACCCGGGGTTTAATGAAAGAGCCCGGTTTTAAGGTTTTTCATATTGAGGATATCGACTACCGCAGTAACTGTGCAACTTTTAAGCTATGCCTGCAGGAGCTTAAAAAATGGAGTGATGGGCACCCCGGTCATAACCCCATTTACATTACCATGAATGCTAAAGACGAGCCGTCAAAAAAAACTGGTTTTACCGTTCCTGAGAAATTTACAGCAAAAACTTTTGCCGACCTGGACAAGGCGATATTGGATAACCTGGGTAAACAATACCTGATAACGCCCGATGATGTACGCGGCACATACAAAACCCTTGAAGCCGCTGTATTGCACAACAACTGGCCAACGCTTAAAGCTGCCAAAGGCAAATTCATTTTTATTCTTGATGAAAAAGGTGAAAAAAGGGCTTCTTATATCGCCGGTCACCCGTCGTTAAAAGGCCGTGTATTGTTTGCCGATGCATTGCCGGGCACACCTGAAGCCGCTATTCACATTATGAACGATGCTAAAAAGGATCTTGCAGTCATTCAGAAACTGGTTAAGAAGGGTTACATTATCCGTACCCGCGCCGATTCGGATACGGAAGAGGCCCGCGCAAATGATATGAGCTCATTTATAGCAGCGCAAAAATCAGGCGCACAGATCATCAGTACTGATTATTATAAAAAAAGCACCCATTTTAAATCTGATTACGTGATCAGTTTTGCAGGCGGCAATTATTTTAAACCCGATCCGCTGTTTAAAACAACTGCTTCAGCTTCGGCGGGTAATTAA